One Denticeps clupeoides chromosome 3, fDenClu1.1, whole genome shotgun sequence DNA window includes the following coding sequences:
- the ddx54 gene encoding ATP-dependent RNA helicase DDX54 translates to MAQRKKRFTKKKRHGQISREADADSDGGEFELAADIKNDEICGRKLPRFPASSECLSDVEPDTRELVRAQNKKKKKSGGFQSMGLSYPVYKGVMKKGYKVPTPIQRKTIPVILDGKDVVAMARTGSGKTAAFLVPMFERLKGPQAQSGARALVLTPTRELALQTMKFTKELGKFTGLKTALILGGDSMNDQFAALHENPDIIIGTPGRLMHVIMQMNLKLQSVEYVVFDEADRLFELGFAEQLQEIIRRLPDTRQTLLFSATLPKLLVEFARAGLTDPVLVRLDVDTKLSDQLKLSFFHMRLDDKPALLLHLLRNVMKPQEQTVVFVATKHHVEYLKELLTSEGVECAYIYSALDQTARKINIGRFVHRKAMVLLVTDVAARGIDIPLLDNVINYNFPAKGKLFLHRVGRVARAGRSGTAFSLVCPDEVPCVYDLHLFLGRPVQFATLDHSKDADGIFGRVPQTILDDEDSLLFAAHERSLDLQNLKRVSENAYKQYLKSRPNPSPESIKRVKSTDLSSMAVHPILRSGLEKKELERLQMVDSIKGYKSKVTIFEVNSNNKTSASEIMRKKRNRDSCLVHKYSKAREELLAEGQQRKPSVIHTLEPMEDHSEAEEDIHGVFSEVVGGKRKKQQVEEEEAEKPKSKKNRQQGRDEEFYIPYRPKDFNSERGLSIVGQGSVFEQQASSAVLDLMGDEGETLNQHKSMMKWDRKRKRFVRDTGKEDKKKVKTESGQVVSAKKKKKNFYEEWKKKNKVDDVVSDSDGETGGPRGRMGGGGGGGGGLRGRRGAQQPQGPQQKSGSRVRSELKNREQILKQRKKRAKQQFLQSGGMKKVRAKNRQRLSDIMKSGFGRGAHKKGKLRKRL, encoded by the exons aTGGCACAACGGAAGAAGCGTTTTACCAAAAAGAAGAGACACGGACAGATCAGCAGGGAGGCTGATGCGGACTCGGACGGCGGAGAGTTTGAACTTGCAGCTGACATAAAGAACGATGAAATT TGCGGGAGGAAGCTGCCAAGGTTCCCTGCCTCCTCCGAGTGTCTCTCTGATGTGGAGCCGGACACGAGGGAGCTGGTCCGGGCacagaacaagaagaaaaagaagtcaGGCGGCTTTCAGTCAATGG gcctTAGTTACCCTGTCTACAAAGGTGTAATGAAGAAGGGCTACAAAGTCCCAACACCAATTCAGAGAAAG ACAATTCCAGTTATTCTGGATGGCAAGGATGTGGTTGCTATGGCGAGGACTGGTAGTGGGAAGACTGCTGCTTTTTTGGTTCCTATGTTTGAACGGCTGAAGGGTCCCCAGGCACAGAGTGGCGCCAGGGCGCTCGTCCTCACACCCACTCGAGAGTTGGCCCTACAGACAATGAAATTCACTAAAGAG CTTGGAAAATTTACTGGCCTTAAGACTGCTCTTATTCTTGGTGGGGACAG CATGAATGATCAGTTTGCTGCCTTACATGAGAATCCAGACAT TATTATTGGCACCCCAGGTCGTCTCATGCACGTTATCATGCAAATGAACCTGAAGCTGCAGAGTGTGGAGTATGTGGTGTTTGATGAGGCAGACAG GCTGTTTGAGTTGGGCTTTGCAGAGCAGCTCCAGGAGATTATCCGCCGGCTCCCAGACACTCGGCAAACTCTCCTCTTCTCCGCCACGCTGCCAAAACTGCTGGTAGAGTTTGCCAGAGCAG GGTTGACTGATCCAGTTCTTGTCAGGCTCGATGTGGACACCAAATTGAGTGACCAGCTAAAG CTTTCTTTCTTCCACATGCGTCTGGATGACAAACCAGCTTTACTCCTGCACCTGCTCAGAAATGTCATGAAGCCCCAGGAACAGACAGTTGTCTTTGTAGCCACCAAACATCACGTGGAGTACCTCAAAGAG CTCTTGACTTCAGAGGGTGTGGAGTGTGCCTACATCTACAGTGCACTGGACCAGACTGCCAGGAAGATCAACATCGGACGCTTTGTCCATCGCAAGGCCATGGTTCTTCTGGTGACCGATGTGGCAGCTCGCGGTATTGACATCCCTTTGCTGGACAACGTGATTAACTACAACTTCCCTGCCAAGGGCAAGCTGTTTCTGCACAGAGTCG GTCGAGTTGCCCGTGCAGGCAGAAGCGGCACTGCCTTCAGTCTAGTCTGCCCAGATGAAGTGCCTTGTGTCTACGATCTTCATCTGTTCCTCGGGAGACCTGTTCAGTTTGCCACACTTGATCATTCAAAAG ATGCAGATGGCATTTTTGGCCGCGTGCCCCAGACCATCCTGGATGATGAGGACTCGCTGCTTTTTGCAGCTCATGAAAGGTCGTTGGATCTGCAGAACTTGAAGCGAGTCTCAGAAAATGCCTACAAGCAGTACCTCAAATCCCGACCCAACCCGTCTCCAGAGTCCATCAAACGAGTGAAGAGCACCGACCTCTCTAGCATGGCTGTCCACCCAATACTGA GGTcgggtcttgaaaaaaaggagCTGGAAAGACTGCAGATGGTTGACAGCATTAAGGGATATAAATCAAAAGTT ACAATTTTTGAGGTCAATTCCAACAACAAGACAAGTGCAAGTGAAATAATGAGAAAAAAGCGCAACCGGGACTCTTGTTTGGTGCACAAGTACTCGAAAGCCCGCGAGGAACTTCTTGCTGAGGGTCAGCAACGCAAACCTTCCGTCATTCATACCTTGGAACCCATGGAGGACCACAGTGAGGCAGAGGAGGATATCCAT GGCGTGTTCTCTGAAGTTGTGGGCGGAAAGAGAAAGAAGCAGCAAGTagaggaagaagaagcagaGAAGCCGAAGAGCAAGAAGAACAGGCAGCAGGGCAGAGACGAGGAGTTTTACATCCCCTACAGACCCAAGGATTTCAACTCGGAGAGGGG GCTGAGCATTGTGGGACAGGGCAGCGTGTTTGAACAGCAGGCCTCCTCTGCTGTGCTGGACCTGATGGGAGACGAGGGTGAAACACTCAACCAGCACAAGAGCATGATGAAATG GGACCGAAAGAGGAAGCGGTTTGTGCGTGACACTGgcaaagaagacaaaaagaagGTCAAAACCGAGAGTGGGCAGGTGGTCAGtgccaagaagaagaaaaagaactt TTATGAGGAGtggaagaaaaagaacaaagtgGATGATGTTGTCTCTGACTCGGACGGGGAGACAGGAGGACCCAGGGGAAGGatggggggaggaggaggaggaggaggag GACTGAGAGGCAGGAGGGGGGCTCAGCAGCCACAGGGTCCCCAGCAGAAGAGCGGCTCACGCGTTCGCTCAGAACTCAAGAACCGCGAACAGATCCTCAAGCAGCGTAAGAAGCGTGCTAAGCAGCAGTTCCTGCAGAGCGGCGGCATGAAGAAAGTGCGTGCCAAGAATCGCCAGCGCCTCAGTGACATCATGAAGTCCGGCTTCGGCCGTGGAGCCCACAAGAAGGGCAAGCTGAGGAAGAGACTGTGA